The following are from one region of the Melospiza melodia melodia isolate bMelMel2 chromosome 14, bMelMel2.pri, whole genome shotgun sequence genome:
- the RGS14 gene encoding regulator of G-protein signaling 14 isoform X1 yields MQGKGKLLVVHNGRMGPAVSDGELNASRARGSNHSVNSLPGPPASCGSTQGSVVSWAESFETLLQDRVAVTYFTEFLKKEFSAENVYFWQACERFQQIPASDTQQLAQEARRIYDEFLSSHSVSPVNIDKQAWIGEDMLATPSPDMFRIQQLQIFNLMKFDSYTRFVKSPLYQACLRAESQGQPLPDLRPHSRSSSPPPDLSKKTKLKLGKSLPLGVETAGSSASRSLQRSFRKGERREPSWAEGGEGSRSAMLWRESQGSLNSSASLDLGFLSSASTATSPCTEGQQKSLGGSEAELPGKPMKYCCVYLPDGTASLASVRPGHSIRDMLAGLCEKRGFSLPDIKVFLVGNEQKALVLDQECSVLADQEVKLENRISFDLEISSLNKTIRITAKSTKRIREALQPVLGKYGVSVEQALLRRQGEPATLDLEKLVSTVSAQKLVLETPADVRVMGSAEAAAASSLLRSEEGSPTGAEPDTRWEMPSSFSRPQSSAAMNLNRRTYDLEGLVELLNRAQSCRANDQRGLLSKEDLVLPDFLQLPVQDSSACEGSQQPSAPQAGSEGSSCPQEEPALAQPSLDHKL; encoded by the exons ATGCAGGGCAAGGGCAAACTGCTGGTGGTCCACAACGGGCGCATG GGCCCGGCCGTGTCAGATGGAG AGTTGAATGCCTCCCGGGCCCGTGGCAGCAACCACAGTGTgaacagcctgccagggccaccagccTCGTGTGGATCCACCCAGGGCTCTGTGGTCAGCTGGGCTGAATCCTTCGAGACGCTGCTGCAGGACCGTGTGGCTGTCACCTACTTCACT GAGTTCCTCAAGAAGGAGTTCAGTGCTGAAAATGTCTACTTTTGGCAGGCATGTGAGCGCTTCCAGCAGATCCCAGCCAGTGACACGCAGCAG CTGGCCCAGGAGGCACGGCGCATCTACGATGAGTTCCTCTCCAGCCACTCGGTCAGTCCTGTGAACATTGACAAGCAGGCCTGGATTGGGGAGGACATGCTGGCCACCCCCTCCCCAGACATGTTTCgcatccagcagctccag ATCTTCAACCTGATGAAGTTTGACAGCTACACACGTTTTGTGAAATCCCCCCTGTACCAGGCCTGCCTGCGGGCAGAGAGCCAGGGCCAGCCCCTGCCTGACCTGCGGCCCCACTCCCGCAGCAGCAGCCCCCCTCCTGACCTCAGCAAG AAGACGAAGCTGAAGCTGGGCAAGTCGCTGCCCCTGGGCGTGGAGACGGCGGGCAGCAGTGCCAGCCGCAGCCTGCAGCGCTCCTTCAGGAAGGGAGAGCGGCGGGAGCCCTCCTGGGCAG AGGGGGGAGAAGGCAGCAGGAGCGCCATGCTGTGGAGGGAGTCCCAGGGCTCACTCAACTCCTCCGCCAGCCTGGACCTCGGCTTCTTGTCCtcggccagcacagccaccagcccCTGCACGGAG GGCCAGCAGAAGAGCCTGGGGGGCAGCGAGGCGGAGCTGCCAGGCAAGCCCATGAAGTACTGCTGTGTGTACCTGCCCGATGGCACGGCCTCGCTGGCCTCTGTCCGGCCCGGCCACTCCATCCGGGACATGCTGGCCGGGCTGTGCGAGAAACGCGGCTTCAGCCTGCCCGACATCAAGGTGTTCCTGGTGGGCAATGAGCAG AAAGCGTTGGTGCTGGACCAGGAGTGCTCCGTGCTGGCAGACCAGGAGGTGAAGCTGGAGAACAGGATAAGCTTTGA cctggaAATCTCCTCCCTCAACAAGACCATCCGCATCACAGCCAAGTCAACCAAGCGCATCCGGGAGGCGCTGCAGCCCGTGCTGGGCAAGTACGGTGTGAGCGTGGAGCAGGCGCTGCTGCGCAGG CAAGGTGAGCCAGCCACCCTGGACTTGGAGAAGCTGGTCAGCACAGTGTCTGCTCAGAAACTTGTCTTGGAAACACCAGCAG ACGTGCGAGTGATGGGGAGCGCTGAGGCTGCGGCTGCCTCCTCTCTGCTCCGGAGTGAG gaggggAGCCCAacaggagcagagcctgacacACGATGGGAGAtgccctcctccttctccaggcCACAATCTTCAGCTGCCATGAACCTCAACCGCCGCACGTACGACCTGGAAG GGCTGGTGGAGCTGCTGAACCGTGCCCAGAGCTGCCGGGCCAACGACCAGCGTGGGCTGCTCTCTAAGGAGGACCTGGTCCTGCCCGACTTCCTCCAGCTCCCCGTGCAGGACAGCAGCGCCTGCGAGGGGTCACAGCAGCCCAGTGCCCCTCAGGCTGGCTCTGAGGGAAGCAGCTGCCCTCAGGAAGAGCCTGCTCTGGCTCAGCCTTCGTTGGACCACAAGCTCTGA
- the RGS14 gene encoding regulator of G-protein signaling 14 isoform X2: MQGKGKLLVVHNGRMGPAVSDGELNASRARGSNHSVNSLPGPPASCGSTQGSVVSWAESFETLLQDRVAVTYFTEFLKKEFSAENVYFWQACERFQQIPASDTQQLAQEARRIYDEFLSSHSVSPVNIDKQAWIGEDMLATPSPDMFRIQQLQIFNLMKFDSYTRFVKSPLYQACLRAESQGQPLPDLRPHSRSSSPPPDLSKTKLKLGKSLPLGVETAGSSASRSLQRSFRKGERREPSWAEGGEGSRSAMLWRESQGSLNSSASLDLGFLSSASTATSPCTEGQQKSLGGSEAELPGKPMKYCCVYLPDGTASLASVRPGHSIRDMLAGLCEKRGFSLPDIKVFLVGNEQKALVLDQECSVLADQEVKLENRISFDLEISSLNKTIRITAKSTKRIREALQPVLGKYGVSVEQALLRRQGEPATLDLEKLVSTVSAQKLVLETPADVRVMGSAEAAAASSLLRSEEGSPTGAEPDTRWEMPSSFSRPQSSAAMNLNRRTYDLEGLVELLNRAQSCRANDQRGLLSKEDLVLPDFLQLPVQDSSACEGSQQPSAPQAGSEGSSCPQEEPALAQPSLDHKL; this comes from the exons ATGCAGGGCAAGGGCAAACTGCTGGTGGTCCACAACGGGCGCATG GGCCCGGCCGTGTCAGATGGAG AGTTGAATGCCTCCCGGGCCCGTGGCAGCAACCACAGTGTgaacagcctgccagggccaccagccTCGTGTGGATCCACCCAGGGCTCTGTGGTCAGCTGGGCTGAATCCTTCGAGACGCTGCTGCAGGACCGTGTGGCTGTCACCTACTTCACT GAGTTCCTCAAGAAGGAGTTCAGTGCTGAAAATGTCTACTTTTGGCAGGCATGTGAGCGCTTCCAGCAGATCCCAGCCAGTGACACGCAGCAG CTGGCCCAGGAGGCACGGCGCATCTACGATGAGTTCCTCTCCAGCCACTCGGTCAGTCCTGTGAACATTGACAAGCAGGCCTGGATTGGGGAGGACATGCTGGCCACCCCCTCCCCAGACATGTTTCgcatccagcagctccag ATCTTCAACCTGATGAAGTTTGACAGCTACACACGTTTTGTGAAATCCCCCCTGTACCAGGCCTGCCTGCGGGCAGAGAGCCAGGGCCAGCCCCTGCCTGACCTGCGGCCCCACTCCCGCAGCAGCAGCCCCCCTCCTGACCTCAGCAAG ACGAAGCTGAAGCTGGGCAAGTCGCTGCCCCTGGGCGTGGAGACGGCGGGCAGCAGTGCCAGCCGCAGCCTGCAGCGCTCCTTCAGGAAGGGAGAGCGGCGGGAGCCCTCCTGGGCAG AGGGGGGAGAAGGCAGCAGGAGCGCCATGCTGTGGAGGGAGTCCCAGGGCTCACTCAACTCCTCCGCCAGCCTGGACCTCGGCTTCTTGTCCtcggccagcacagccaccagcccCTGCACGGAG GGCCAGCAGAAGAGCCTGGGGGGCAGCGAGGCGGAGCTGCCAGGCAAGCCCATGAAGTACTGCTGTGTGTACCTGCCCGATGGCACGGCCTCGCTGGCCTCTGTCCGGCCCGGCCACTCCATCCGGGACATGCTGGCCGGGCTGTGCGAGAAACGCGGCTTCAGCCTGCCCGACATCAAGGTGTTCCTGGTGGGCAATGAGCAG AAAGCGTTGGTGCTGGACCAGGAGTGCTCCGTGCTGGCAGACCAGGAGGTGAAGCTGGAGAACAGGATAAGCTTTGA cctggaAATCTCCTCCCTCAACAAGACCATCCGCATCACAGCCAAGTCAACCAAGCGCATCCGGGAGGCGCTGCAGCCCGTGCTGGGCAAGTACGGTGTGAGCGTGGAGCAGGCGCTGCTGCGCAGG CAAGGTGAGCCAGCCACCCTGGACTTGGAGAAGCTGGTCAGCACAGTGTCTGCTCAGAAACTTGTCTTGGAAACACCAGCAG ACGTGCGAGTGATGGGGAGCGCTGAGGCTGCGGCTGCCTCCTCTCTGCTCCGGAGTGAG gaggggAGCCCAacaggagcagagcctgacacACGATGGGAGAtgccctcctccttctccaggcCACAATCTTCAGCTGCCATGAACCTCAACCGCCGCACGTACGACCTGGAAG GGCTGGTGGAGCTGCTGAACCGTGCCCAGAGCTGCCGGGCCAACGACCAGCGTGGGCTGCTCTCTAAGGAGGACCTGGTCCTGCCCGACTTCCTCCAGCTCCCCGTGCAGGACAGCAGCGCCTGCGAGGGGTCACAGCAGCCCAGTGCCCCTCAGGCTGGCTCTGAGGGAAGCAGCTGCCCTCAGGAAGAGCCTGCTCTGGCTCAGCCTTCGTTGGACCACAAGCTCTGA
- the LOC134424575 gene encoding LOW QUALITY PROTEIN: ADP-ribosylation factor-like protein 3 (The sequence of the model RefSeq protein was modified relative to this genomic sequence to represent the inferred CDS: deleted 1 base in 1 codon) produces the protein MEEQQLIPEPVILFLPREQRGACQSRTHRRAPGTSPGSSPGGAAGRSHSRTMGDVQKVSGKGPSTPEGSPSTPCPQGLLSVIQRLKGSPEQELRIVLLGLDNAGKTTLLKRLASEEVSTITPTQGFNIKCVQSHGLKLNVWDIGGQRSIRPYWKKYLGSTDLLIYVIDSADQKRFEETGQELAELTEDESLTGVPLLVFANKQDLMTAAPAAEIAEGLSLHTYRDREWQIQACSALSGEGVQDGMNWISSQIMNRKK, from the exons ATGGAGGAACAGCAGCTAATTCCGGAGCCCGTAATCCTCTTCCTCCCCCGGGAACAACGGGGAGCGTGCCAGTCACGAACCCACCGGCGGGCCCCGGGGACGAGC CCCGGCAGCTCCCCAGGCGGTGCCGCGGGCCGGAGCCACTCCCGGACCATGGGGGATGTGCAGAAGGTAAGCGGG AAGGGACCCAGCACCCCAGAGGGCTCCCCCAgcaccccctgtccccaggggctgctctccGTCATCCAGAGGCTGAAGGGATCCCCGGAGCAGGAGCTCCGCATCGTCCTGCTGGGGCTGGACAACGCGGGCAAGACCACGCTGCTGAAGCGCCTGGCGTCTGAGGAGGTCAGCACCATCACCCCCACACAG GGATTCAACATAAAGTGCGTGCAGTCCCACGGGTTGAAGCTGAACGTTTGGGATATCGGGGGGCAGCGCTCCATCCGCCCCTACTGGAAGAAGTACCTGGGCAGCACAGACCTGCTG ATTTATGTCATTGACAGCGCTGACCAGAAGCGTTTCGAGGAGACAGGGCAG gagctggcagagctcaCGGAGGACGAGTCCCTGACGGGGGTCCCGCTGCTGGTGTTTGCCAACAAGCAGGACCTGATgactgcagcacctgcagctgaAATCGCAGAGGGGCTGAGCCTGCACACCTACCGGGACCGGGAGTGGCAGATCCAGGCCTGCTCGGCCCTGTCTGGGGAAGGGGTGCAG GATGGGATGAACTGGATTTCCAGCCAGATCATGAACAGGAAGAAGTGA
- the LMAN2 gene encoding vesicular integral-membrane protein VIP36 — MAAGAGGLVAAAALLLTLAGPRPVPAELTDGNSEHLKREHSLMKPYQGAGSAAMPLWDFTGSTMVTSQYVRLTPDERSREGSIWNRVPCFLKDWELHVHFKIHGAGKKNLHGDGLALWYTQERLTPGPVFGSKDNFHGLAIFLDTYPNDEATERVFPYISAMVNNGSLSYDHSKDGRWTELAGCSADLRNQNHDTFLAVRYSRGRLTVMTDVEDKNEWKNCIDIAGVQLPTGYFFGASAGTGDLSDNHDIISMKLFQLMVEHPVEDEAVDWTKIEPRVSLLKSPKDNVDDPTGNFRSGPLTGWKVFLLLLCALLGIIVCAVVGAVVFQKRQERNKRFY; from the exons ATGGCGGCGGGTGCGGGCGGGCTGgtggcggcggccgcgctgctgTTGACCCTGGCCGGGCCGCGCCCGGTGCCCGCCGAGCTCACGGATGGCAACAGCGAGCACCTGAAGCGGGAGCACTCCCTGATGAAGCCGTACCAGG GCGCGGGCTCCGCCGCCATGCCGCTGTGGGACTTCACGGGCAGCACCATGGTCACCAGCCAGTACGTGCGCCTCACGCCCGACGAGCGCAGTCGGGAGGGCTCCATCTGGAACCGCGTG CCCTGCTTCCTCAAGGACTGGGAGCTCCACGTGCACTTCAAGATCCACGGAGCCGGCAAGAAGAACCTGCACGGGGACGGGCTGGCGCTGTGGTACACGCAGGAGCGCCTCACGCCAG GTCCTGTCTTTGGCAGCAAGGACAACTTCCATGGACTGGCTATTTTCCTTGATACCTATCCCAACGATGAGGCCACGGAG CGTGTGTTCCCCTACATCTCAGCCATGGTCAACAACGGCTCCCTGAGCTACGACCACAGCAAGGACGGGCGCTGGACGGAGCTGGCCGGCTGCTCGGCCGACCTGCGCAACCAGAACCATGACACCTTCCTGGCCGTGCGCTACTCCCGCGGCCGCCTCACG GTGATGACTGATGTGGAAGACAAGAATGAATGGAAGAACTGCATCGACATCGCAGGGGTGCAGCTGCCAACCGGGTACTTCTTTGGTGCTTCTGCTGGCACTGGAGATCTCTCTG ACAATCACGACATCATCTCGATGAAGCTGTTCCAGCTCATGGTGGAGCACCCTGTGGAAGATGAGGCCGTTGACTGGACCAAGATCGAGCCGAGGGTCAGCCTCCTGAAATCTCCCAAAG ACAACGTGGATGACCCGACGGGGAATTTCCGGAGCGGGCCGCTGACGggctggaaggtgttcctgctcctgctctgtgccctgctgggcatCATCGTCTGCGCCGTGGTGGGAGCCGTGGTCTTCCAGAAACGCCAGGAGCGGAACAAGCGTTTCTACTAG
- the B4GALT7 gene encoding beta-1,4-galactosyltransferase 7, with product MGPARRRDALRLRGGGSPPLLRLLPGRLSAFPLFLLALLLGFASLLWLQLSCSGEGPAPAGQPRGAPRQPCPAPAPPLPPHEEPSWAPHRLALLVPFRERFEELLAFVPYMHRFLSKKKIRHRIFILNQVDHFRFNRASLINVGFLESGNDTDYIAMHDVDLLPLNEHLDYSFPEAGPFHVASPELHPLYHYKTYVGGILLLTKQHYELCNGMSNRFWGWGREDDEFYRRIKGAGLQVRRPSGITTGYETFQHLHDPAWRKRDQKRIAAQKQEQFKVDREGGLNNVRYRIESRTDLSVAGAPCTVLNVLLDCDTNETPWCTFG from the exons AtgggcccggcccgccgcagggACGCGCTCCGGCTGCGCGGCGGAGG GTCCCCGCCGCTGCTGCGGCTCTTGCCCGGCCGGCTCTCCGCCTTCCCGCTGTtcctgctggcgctgctgctcgGCTTCGCCTCGCTGCTctggctccagctcagctgctcggGCGAGGGCCCGGCAccggcggggcagccccggggcgcTCCCcggcagccctgcccggccccggccccgccgctgccgccccacGAGGAGCCGTCGTGGGCTCCGCACCGGCTGGCGCTGCTGGTGCCCTTCCGAGAGCGCTTCGAGGAGCTGCTGGCCTTCGTGCCCTACATGCACCGCTTCCTCAGCAAGAAGAAGATCCGCCACCGCATCTTCATCCTCAACCAAGTGGATCATTTCAG GTTTAACAGGGCATCCCTGATCAACGTGGGCTTCCTGGAGAGCGGCAACGACACCGACTACATCGCCATGCACGACGTGGATCTTCTGCCCCTCAACGAGCACCTGGACTACAGCTTCCCCGAGGCAGGGCCCTTCCACGTGGCATCCCCCGAGCTGCACCCCCTCTACCACTACAAGACCTACGTGGGtggcatcctgctgctcaccaagcaGCACTATGAGCTG TGCAATGGGATGTCCAACCGCTTCTGGGGCTGGGGACGGGAGGACGATGAGTTCTATCGACGTATCAAAGGAGCTGGTCTCCAG GTCCGTCGTCCCTCTGGAATCACAACTGGATACGAGACTTTCCAGCACCTGCACGACCCAGCCTGGAGGAAGAGAGATCAGAAGCGCATTGCTGCACAGAAACAG GAGCAGTTCAAAGTGGATCGGGAGGGAGGCCTGAACAACGTGAGGTACAGAATCGAGTCACGCACGGATCTGAGCGTGGCAGGAGCCCCTTGCACCGTCCTCAATGTCCTGCTGGACTGTGACACGAACGAGACCCCGTGGTGCACGTTTGGCTGA
- the N4BP3 gene encoding NEDD4-binding protein 3 has product MAAAQGPVTCEPDTRVLGTYLSSEPVGVVGSMGSVGSLVEKQDLSPLELRAPLGGSRGLRQPDGLLRKGPNQRELFGYLHGAKKETRAERKHQTSGACYKRDYESDRENRSPERCSREHHRGADFSKSSLPERGRFDKCRIRPSAFKAVAGKGLVSMQGLSSSKGQKLSKSNGSLHTLLSQSSTAAPQHGPLRTHLLHAISLDEASDSSHNSIQSFPSYGSRFKPAQSQFSASMGHINHIGGSLDRVSRSPRDTLAPEKMPLSCKSMATLSRLQSPGEPPPPYEFSYSLEDAVKQLEDRLQETGGELRQLKRSLSETEDPFTQAFEDKQRLWLDELEDLKQMYMARLQQVMQQAQRGQRALQLQLYKAQQEKKRLQEELSLQQCQCEESKLRQPQGEHGSPKLEETKWEVCQKAAEISLLKQQLRDTQEEMAQKLGEIFSLKTQLREAKAEVQARDSQLAQLADSFQSPPEPGSSLPLGDDPMPSCQDFPGCETDDSKCRGLQSDSAEPLERQVEWLWAELLRERRQGQLQAVNFELERKTWQEEKEKVLRYQRELQASYMEMYHRSQALERELRQLRAEPRDVRIDSPWIERVESSKI; this is encoded by the exons atggcagcagcacagggtcctGTGACCTGTGAGCCCGACACGCGTGTCCTCGGCACCTACCTCTCCTCGGAGCCCGTCGGCGTGGTTGGCAGCATGGGCAGCGTGGGCAGCCTGGTGGAGAAGCAGGATCTGTCCCCCCTGGAGCTGCGGGCCCCGCTGGGCGGCTCGCGGGGGCTCCGGCAGCCCGACGGGCTGCTGCGCAAGGGGCCGAACCAGCGGGAGCTCTTTGGGTACCTGCACGGGGCCAAGAAGGAGACGCGGGCGGAGCGGAAGCACCAGACATCGGGCGCCTGCTACAAGCGGGACTACGAGAGCGACCGCGAGAACCGATCCCCCGAGCGCTGCTCCCGCGAGCATCACCGCGGGGCCGACTTCTCCAAGAGCTCCCTGCCGGAGCGGGGCCGCTTCGACAAG tgTCGGATCAGGCCCTCAGCCTTCAAGGCagtggctgggaaggggctggtgtCCATGCAGGGCCTGTCCTCGTCCAAGGGGCAGAAGCTGTCCAAGAGCAATGGGAGCCTGCACACGCTGCTGTCGCAGAGCAGCACAGCGGCCCCGCAGCACGGCCCGCTCCGCACCCACCTGCTCCACGCCATCAGCCTGGACGAGGCCTCTGACTCCAGCCACAACTCCATCCAGAGCTTCCCCTCCTACGGCTCCCGCTTCAAGCCTGCCCAGAGCCAGTTCAGCGCCTCCATGGGCCACATCAACCACATCGGGGGCTCCCTGGACAGGGTTTCCCGGAGCCCCAGGGATACCCTGGCCCCTGAGAAGATGCCCCTGTCCTGTAAAAGCATGGCCACCCTGAGcaggctgcagagccctggcGAGCCCCCGCCGCCCTACGAGTTCTCCTACTCGCTGGAGGACGCGGTGAAGCAGCTGGAGGACCGGCTGCAGGAGACGGGAGGGGAGCTGAGGCAGCTCAAGAGGAGTCTCAGCGAGACCGAAGACCCCTTCACACAG GCATTTGAGGACAAGCAGCGGCTGTGGCTGGACGAGCTGGAGGACCTGAAGCAGATGTACATGGCCCGGCTGCAGCAGGTGATGCAGCAGGCGCAGCGCGGGCAGCGggcgctgcagctgcagctctacaAGGCGCAGCAGGAGAAGAAgcggctgcaggaggagctgagcctgcagcagtgccagtgcgAGGAGAGCAAGCTGCGGCAGCCCCAGGGCGAGCATGGCAGCCCCAAACTGGAGGAGACCAAGTGGGAG GTGTGCCAGAAAGCAGCAGAGATCTCCCTGCTGAAGCAGCAGCTCCGGGACACCCAGGAGGAGATGGCTCAGAAGCTGGGGGAGATCTTCAGCCTGAAGACGCAGCTGCGGGAGGCCAAGGCAGAGGTCCAGGCCAGGGACtcgcagctggcacagctggcagacTCCTTCCAGAGCCCCCCCGAGCCCGGCTCCTCGCTGCCCCTCGGTGATGACCCCATGCCGTCGTGCCAGGACTTCCCTGGCTGCGAAACTGATGACTCCAAGTGCCGGGGCCTGCAGAGCGACTCGGCCGAGCCCCTGGAGCGGCAGGTGGAgtggctgtgggcagagctgctgcgGGAGCGGCGTCAGGGCCAGCTGCAGGCCGTGAACTTTGAGCTGGAGAGGAAAACGtggcaggaggagaaggagaaggtgctgcgGTACCAGCGGGAGCTCCAGGCCAGCTACATGGAGATGTACCACCGGAGCCAGGCGCTGGAGCGGGAGCTGCGGCAGCTGCGGGCGGAGCCCAGGGATGTCAGGATCGATTCGCCCTGGATCGAGCGGGTGGAGTCCTCCAAGATCTGA
- the NHP2 gene encoding H/ACA ribonucleoprotein complex subunit 2 translates to MAREKPEAAAEAEATPELSYREQLDFLNPIAQPLASRKLTRKLLKCIRKATKHKQLRRGVKEVQKFINKGEKGITVLAGDTLPIDVYCHIPIMCEDRSLPYAYVPSKTDLGAAAGSKRPTCVILIKPHEEYQEAYDECLEEVSALPLPL, encoded by the exons ATGGCGCGGGAGAAGCCGGAGGCGGCGGCCGAGGCGGAGGCGACGCCGGAGCTCTCGTACCGGGAGCAGCTCGACTTCCTGAACCCCATCGCGCAGCCGCTCGCGTCCCGCAAGCTCACCCGAAAGCTCCTCAAGTGCATCAGGAAAG CGACCAAGCACAAGCAGCTCCGCCGCGGCGTGAAGGAGGTGCAGAAGTTCATCAACAAGGGCGAGAAGGG GATCACGGTGCTGGCCGGGGACACGCTGCCCATCGATGTGTACTGCCACATCCCCATCATGTGCGAGGACAGGAGCCTCCCGTACGCGTACGTCCCTTCCAAAACG gacctgggagctgcagccggCTCCAAGCGCCCGACCTGTGTCATCCTGATCAAGCCCCACGAGGAGTACCAGGAGGCCTACGACGAGTGCCTGGAGGAGGTGTCGGCCCTTCCCCTGCCGCTGTGA
- the LOC134424870 gene encoding bromodomain-containing protein 8-like, with protein sequence MSWAWQFWICAKKLLYFHCLQMGHAWKSELESPIKSESSDFQSLPDWDSGLDLDVMSWRNTEEEAMGRLEGSSQEADPEMELSEPLWKDDSEDNHEAEEPCENNSLLQFLLEVTQMLESCCIGSTESPETPWDYCASGGKESDGEEERCQEQTSGAEESQLDILAKDEEELFLEREGETEDSSGEPPSDELHSPEMSAQALDQDGSDSSSAASVLDSTGSPNVHLLQPSWNNPLQHLILKKKLLSIWRMIASHRFSSPFLKPVSEKQAPGYRDVVKRPMDLSSIKRRLSKGHIQSVMQFQCDLMLMFQNAVMYNSSDHHVFHVAVEMQREVLEQLQVLAEALLLSRDRLE encoded by the exons ATGAGCTGGGCTTGGCAGTTCTGGATCTGTGCAAAGAAATTGTTGTATTTTCATTGTTTGCAGATGGGCCATGCCTGGAAGTCTGAGTTGGAATCTCCCATCAAGTCAGAGAGCAGTGATTTCCAGTCCCTTCCTGACTGGGATTCAGGCTTGGATCTGGATGTGATGAGCTGGAGAAATACTGAAGAGGAGGCCATGGGGAGGCTGGAGGGGAGCAGCCAAGAGGCAGATCCTGAGATGGAGCTGAGTGAGCCCCTCTGGAAGGATGACAGTGAAGATAACCACGAGGCAGAGGAGCCATGTGAAAACAACAGTCTTCTCCAGTTCCTCTTGGAG GTAACCCAGATGTTGGAATCTTGCTGCATTGGCAGCACAGAGTCACCAGAGACTCCGTGGGATTACTGTGCCTCTGGGGGGAAGGAGAGTGATGGGGAGGAAGAGAGATGCCAGGAACAGACCTCAGGAGCAGAGGAAAGTCAGCTGGACATCCTGGCAAAAGATGAGGAAGAACTCTTCCTGGAAAGAGAG GGAGAGACTGAAGACTCATCTGGAGAACCCCCTTCAGATGAGCTGCATTCACCTGAGATGAGTGCTCAGGCCCTGGATCAAGATGGCAgtgacagcagctctgcagcctcagtGCTGGACTCCACAGGCTCTCCCAACGTGCACCT GCTGCAGCCAAGTTGGAATAACCCCCTCCAGCACCTGATCCTCAAAAAAAAGCTCCTGTCCATCTGGAGGATGATAGCCAGCCACAG GTTCAGCAGCCCGTTCCTGAAGCCAGTGTCAGAGAAACAAGCCCCTGGATACAGGGATGTGGTAAAGAG GCCCATGGATTTAAGCAGCATAAAGAGGAGGCTCTCAAAGGGACACATTCAGTCCGTGATGCAGTTCCAGTGTGACCTGATGCTCATGTTCCAGAACGCTGTGATGTACAACAGCTCCGACCATCACGTGTTCCACGTGGCTGTGGAGATGCAGCGAGAGGTCTTGGAGCAGCTGCAAGTCTTGGCTGAAGCCCTCCTGTTgtccagggacaggctggagtGA